From Vigna angularis cultivar LongXiaoDou No.4 chromosome 11, ASM1680809v1, whole genome shotgun sequence:
CTCCCAACAGCTTAATCCAACGCGGCCATGACCATCAAAAGGCCAAGTTAGTACTTCGGCGAATTCGAGGCACAGAAGATGTGCAAGCAGAACTTGATGATCTTATAAGAGCAAGTTCTTCGAAAGCCAACAGCAAACAATCGTTTAAGATCATTTTCAAACGAAGATATAGGCCTCAGCTTGTGATGGCAATAGCTATGCCATTTTTCCAGCAAATGACAGGTATAAATGTCATTGGTTTCTATGCCCCTTTACTTTTTAGGACAATTGGGTTAGGAGAAAGTGCATCGCTGTTTTCAGCTGTGATCACGGTAATTATAGGTACTGCCTCAACATTCTTATCAATGTTCGTAGTTGATAGACTAGGAAGGAGGGCCTTGTTCATGATTGGGGGCATTCAAATGATTGTATCAGAGGTTGTAGTTGGTGGTATAATGGCCTTTCATCTGAAAGATCATGGTGGATTAAGCAAAGggtatgcttttgtggttttgGTTATGGTATGCGTATACGTTGCTGGGTTTTCGTGGTCATGGGGGCCACTGGGTTGGTTAGTGCCAAGTGAAATATTTCCTTTGGAAATTAGATCAGTAGGGCAAAGCATCACAGTGGCAGTGAGCTTTATCTTCACTTTCGCTGTTGCTCAGACTTTTCTGGCCATGCTTTGCCACTTGAAGTCTgggattttcttcttctttggaggATGGGTGGTGGTGATGACTATATTTGTGTACTATCTTCTGCCAGAGACAGCAAGAGTGCCACTTGAACAGATGGAGAAAGTGTGGCAAGAACATTGGTTTTGGAAGAGAATAGTGACTGAAACGAGTCATGAAGAGCATAAACGTGAGATATCAATATGATACTTGAAGG
This genomic window contains:
- the LOC108347814 gene encoding hexose carrier protein HEX6 — its product is MAVGLAIASENVQSNGKITLYVVLSCMMAGMGGVIFGYDIGIAGGVTSMDSFLKRFFHKVYLKKEDAKVSNYCVFDSQLLTSFTSSLYVAGLVTTFFASYVTKAFGRKTSILAGGAAFLAGTALGGAAFNVLMLIFGRLLLGVGVGFANQAVPLYLSEMALPRLRGAISNGFQLSICIGSLLATVINYGTEKIEGGWGWRVSLAMAGVPATVLTLGALFLPETPNSLIQRGHDHQKAKLVLRRIRGTEDVQAELDDLIRASSSKANSKQSFKIIFKRRYRPQLVMAIAMPFFQQMTGINVIGFYAPLLFRTIGLGESASLFSAVITVIIGTASTFLSMFVVDRLGRRALFMIGGIQMIVSEVVVGGIMAFHLKDHGGLSKGYAFVVLVMVCVYVAGFSWSWGPLGWLVPSEIFPLEIRSVGQSITVAVSFIFTFAVAQTFLAMLCHLKSGIFFFFGGWVVVMTIFVYYLLPETARVPLEQMEKVWQEHWFWKRIVTETSHEEHKREISI